In one window of Azoarcus olearius DNA:
- a CDS encoding SH3 domain-containing protein: MLTSSLRLALSIALAGACGAAHAIEYRSVAEPAILYDTPSDKGHKLYVIGAGTPVEVVVSLDKWVKVRDPGGALTWIERRALAERRTVIVTAARAAVRQQPAGDAPVVFEAAKDVVLEHAAAPADGWVRVRHPDGASGFVRVTEVWGL; this comes from the coding sequence ATGCTCACGTCCAGTCTTCGCCTTGCCCTCTCGATCGCGCTCGCCGGCGCGTGCGGGGCCGCCCACGCGATCGAGTATCGCTCGGTCGCCGAGCCCGCAATCCTCTACGACACGCCGTCCGACAAGGGCCACAAGCTCTACGTGATCGGTGCGGGCACGCCGGTGGAGGTCGTGGTGTCGCTGGACAAATGGGTCAAGGTCCGCGACCCCGGCGGCGCCCTCACCTGGATCGAACGGCGCGCCCTCGCCGAGCGGCGCACCGTCATCGTCACCGCGGCGCGGGCCGCTGTCCGCCAGCAACCGGCGGGCGACGCGCCGGTCGTGTTCGAAGCAGCGAAGGACGTCGTGCTCGAACACGCGGCTGCCCCGGCCGACGGCTGGGTCAGGGTCCGCCACCCCGATGGCGCCAGCGGTTTCGTGCGCGTCACCGAGGTCTGGGGCCTTTGA
- a CDS encoding NAD(P)H-dependent glycerol-3-phosphate dehydrogenase has product MKRLKIAVLGAGAWGTALAQAFADTHEVVLWGRDEAHIDATRHAAENTRYLPGVALHPQLALTAELPAAALGADLHLVVTPLAGLRDTLRLLNDIQPDTPVIWACKGLEAGSGKLPHEIVADELGATPCGVLTGPSFAAEVARGLPAAITLAASDVEFARHWVHALHRPRLRLYANADVVGCEIGGALKNVMAIAAGVSDGMGFGLNARAALITRGLAEIARLATAMGGHAETLMGLAGMGDLILTCTGDLSRNRRVGLALAAGNTLSDILRDLGHVAEGVSTAHEAVRLARRHGVEMPICEAVDALLHGGLAARDAVERLLARDPKRE; this is encoded by the coding sequence TTGAAGCGGCTGAAGATCGCGGTCCTTGGCGCCGGCGCCTGGGGCACGGCACTCGCCCAGGCCTTCGCCGATACGCACGAGGTGGTGCTGTGGGGGCGTGACGAGGCGCATATCGACGCCACCCGGCATGCGGCGGAAAACACCCGCTACCTGCCCGGTGTCGCGCTGCATCCGCAACTCGCCCTCACCGCCGAATTGCCCGCGGCGGCGCTCGGTGCCGACCTACACCTGGTGGTCACGCCGCTGGCCGGCCTGCGCGACACGCTGCGGCTGCTCAACGACATCCAGCCGGATACCCCGGTCATCTGGGCCTGCAAGGGCCTCGAAGCGGGCAGCGGCAAGCTCCCGCACGAAATCGTCGCCGACGAGCTGGGCGCCACGCCCTGCGGCGTCCTCACCGGTCCGAGTTTCGCAGCCGAAGTGGCCCGTGGCCTGCCGGCCGCGATCACGCTTGCCGCCAGCGACGTCGAGTTCGCGCGCCACTGGGTGCATGCGCTGCACCGTCCGCGCCTGCGGCTGTACGCCAACGCCGACGTGGTCGGATGCGAAATCGGCGGTGCGCTCAAGAATGTCATGGCGATTGCTGCCGGCGTTTCGGACGGCATGGGCTTCGGCCTCAACGCACGCGCGGCCCTGATCACCCGCGGCCTGGCGGAAATCGCCCGTCTCGCCACCGCCATGGGCGGACACGCCGAGACCCTGATGGGACTGGCCGGCATGGGCGACCTGATCCTCACCTGCACCGGCGACCTCTCACGCAACCGGCGGGTGGGTTTGGCACTGGCCGCCGGAAACACGCTGTCCGACATCCTGCGCGACCTCGGTCATGTCGCCGAAGGCGTCTCCACCGCGCACGAGGCTGTCCGTCTCGCCCGCCGCCACGGTGTGGAAATGCCGATCTGCGAAGCCGTGGATGCGCTGCTGCATGGCGGCCTGGCCGCGCGCGACGCGGTCGAGCGCCTGCTCGCACGCGACCCCAAGCGGGAATAA
- a CDS encoding tRNA (cytidine(34)-2'-O)-methyltransferase, with translation MFHIILFEPEIPPNTGNIIRLAANTGCHLHLVEPLGFVLTDKALARAGLDYHDLARVTVHADWPACRAFLGERRVFALTTRAQRRHDTVDFRPGDAFLFGPESRGLPPELRESLPPEQRLRLPMVPSNRSMNLSNAVAVMVFEAWRQQDFVGAGDGPQSLPVEL, from the coding sequence ATGTTCCACATCATCCTGTTCGAACCCGAAATTCCGCCGAACACCGGCAACATCATCCGCCTGGCGGCCAATACCGGATGCCACCTTCACCTGGTGGAGCCGCTCGGTTTTGTGCTGACCGACAAGGCGCTCGCCCGCGCCGGGCTGGACTACCACGACCTCGCCCGCGTGACCGTGCACGCGGACTGGCCGGCGTGCCGCGCCTTCCTCGGCGAGCGTCGCGTCTTTGCACTGACCACGCGCGCGCAGCGCCGCCACGACACGGTGGATTTCCGGCCGGGTGACGCTTTCCTGTTCGGTCCCGAGAGCCGCGGGCTGCCGCCGGAACTGCGCGAAAGCCTGCCGCCCGAGCAGCGCCTGCGACTGCCGATGGTTCCGTCCAACCGCAGCATGAACCTGTCTAACGCAGTGGCGGTGATGGTGTTCGAAGCGTGGCGGCAGCAGGACTTCGTCGGCGCAGGCGACGGGCCGCAAAGCCTGCCCGTCGAACTCTGA
- a CDS encoding ComF family protein — protein MRLLDFVVDALIPQDCFLCGAPAAGRAICTACEAELPGAPAQACPCCAVPVASGGRCGECLQHPPAFDSTVALFAFAFPVDRMVHALKYRHRLGLADYFAAVALRRGLPPDIDMVLPMPLHPARLAERGFNQSVEIARPLARALGVGLELSALKRVRNIPTQSGLSREERQRNVRGAFDSATDLRGRCVLVLDDVMTTGATLSEAARILKRRGAERVDNLVIARTPPPG, from the coding sequence TTGCGGCTGCTGGATTTCGTCGTCGATGCGCTGATCCCGCAGGACTGCTTCCTGTGCGGGGCGCCCGCTGCCGGGCGGGCCATCTGCACGGCATGCGAGGCCGAACTGCCCGGCGCGCCCGCGCAGGCCTGCCCGTGCTGCGCGGTGCCGGTCGCTAGTGGAGGGCGCTGCGGCGAGTGTCTTCAGCACCCGCCCGCGTTCGATTCGACGGTGGCGCTGTTCGCGTTCGCGTTTCCAGTCGATCGGATGGTGCACGCTCTCAAGTACCGGCACCGCCTCGGGTTGGCGGACTACTTCGCGGCGGTGGCGTTGCGGCGGGGTTTGCCGCCGGATATCGACATGGTGCTACCGATGCCGCTGCATCCGGCCCGGCTGGCCGAGCGGGGTTTCAATCAGTCGGTGGAGATCGCACGGCCGCTGGCGCGGGCGCTCGGCGTGGGGCTGGAACTGTCGGCACTCAAACGGGTGCGGAACATTCCCACGCAGTCGGGGCTGAGCCGTGAGGAGCGGCAGCGCAACGTGCGTGGCGCATTCGATTCTGCGACCGACCTGCGCGGACGGTGCGTGCTGGTGCTCGACGACGTGATGACCACCGGCGCCACGCTGAGCGAAGCGGCGCGCATTCTCAAGCGGCGGGGTGCGGAGCGGGTCGACAATCTCGTCATCGCCCGCACACCCCCGCCGGGCTGA
- the bioB gene encoding biotin synthase BioB — MTTTLTAPTPAAAEAPRKKWTVAEVQALFDLPFLDLVFQAQQVHRAHFAANEVQRSTLLSIKTGGCSEDCGYCSQSARYDTGLERERLLPLDEVLEHARAAKAKGSSRFCMGAAWRGPKDKDMAPVLEMVREVKKLGLETCVTLGMLKEGQAEQLAEAGLDYYNHNIDTAPEFYGQIVTTHTLQDRLDTLDKVRDAGINVCCGGIVGMGETQTSRAGLIAQLANMTPPPDSVPINNLVAIPGTPLADGGKIDGFDFVRTIAAARITMPTSYVRLSAGRQQMSDEMQALCFMAGANSIFYGERLLTTDNPESDRDDVLFARLGLRSV; from the coding sequence ATGACAACGACCTTGACCGCCCCCACCCCCGCCGCCGCGGAGGCGCCCCGCAAGAAATGGACGGTGGCCGAGGTGCAGGCGCTGTTCGACCTGCCCTTCCTCGACTTGGTGTTCCAGGCCCAGCAGGTTCACCGCGCGCACTTCGCCGCCAACGAGGTGCAGCGCTCCACGTTGCTGTCGATCAAGACGGGTGGCTGCTCGGAAGACTGCGGCTACTGTTCGCAGTCGGCACGCTACGACACCGGCCTGGAACGCGAACGTCTGCTGCCGCTGGACGAGGTGCTCGAGCACGCGCGCGCGGCCAAGGCCAAGGGCTCGTCCCGCTTCTGCATGGGTGCCGCGTGGCGTGGTCCCAAGGACAAGGACATGGCGCCGGTGCTGGAGATGGTGCGCGAAGTCAAGAAGCTGGGGCTGGAAACCTGCGTCACGCTCGGCATGTTGAAGGAGGGACAGGCCGAGCAGCTCGCGGAAGCCGGACTGGACTATTACAACCACAACATCGACACCGCGCCCGAGTTCTACGGCCAGATCGTCACCACCCATACGCTGCAGGACCGCCTCGACACGCTCGACAAGGTCCGCGATGCCGGCATCAACGTGTGCTGCGGCGGCATCGTCGGGATGGGTGAAACCCAGACCAGCCGCGCCGGCCTGATCGCCCAGCTGGCCAACATGACCCCGCCGCCCGACTCGGTGCCGATCAACAACCTGGTCGCGATCCCCGGCACGCCGCTCGCCGACGGCGGCAAGATCGACGGCTTCGACTTCGTCCGCACCATCGCCGCGGCCCGCATCACCATGCCCACCAGCTACGTGCGGCTCTCCGCCGGGCGCCAGCAGATGAGCGACGAGATGCAGGCGCTGTGCTTCATGGCCGGCGCCAACTCGATCTTCTACGGCGAACGCCTGCTGACCACCGACAATCCGGAATCCGACCGCGACGACGTGCTGTTCGCACGCCTCGGCCTGCGTTCGGTGTGA
- a CDS encoding methyltransferase domain-containing protein, with translation MAAADTDFHLDRALLRRRFAAAAGRYDEADVLAREIARRMDERLDYIRHSPRRIVDLGCGTGADLPRLAERYPDAHLVAADFAAPMASHALRRQAGTVRPGGLLRRLLGSMPRQSALVAEAGALPFARASVDLVWSNLLLPALDDPLPVLQEAHRVLEVGGMLMFSTLGPDSLKELRACLPTAAGERVHRFIDMHDIGDALVKAGFSDPVMDMEMLTMTYTRLDDLFTDLRTAAGGNASTARPRGLTGRQGWDEARAAYESLRRDGRLPATFEVIQGHAWKAAPKTTEDGRSIVRFQPRPPRTGS, from the coding sequence ATGGCCGCGGCCGACACCGACTTCCACCTCGACCGCGCCCTGCTGCGGCGGCGCTTCGCGGCCGCAGCAGGGCGCTACGACGAGGCCGACGTCCTGGCGCGCGAAATCGCGCGCCGCATGGACGAGCGCCTCGACTACATCCGCCACAGCCCGCGCCGTATCGTCGACCTGGGCTGCGGCACCGGCGCCGACCTGCCGCGCCTGGCTGAACGCTACCCTGACGCCCATCTCGTCGCCGCCGATTTCGCTGCCCCCATGGCCTCGCACGCGCTGCGCCGCCAGGCCGGGACAGTGCGCCCCGGCGGCTTGCTGCGGCGCCTGCTTGGCAGCATGCCGCGCCAAAGCGCACTGGTCGCCGAGGCCGGCGCCCTTCCGTTCGCCCGCGCCAGCGTCGATCTGGTGTGGTCCAACCTGCTGCTGCCCGCGCTCGACGATCCGCTCCCGGTCCTGCAGGAAGCCCACCGCGTACTGGAAGTCGGTGGCATGCTGATGTTCTCCACGCTCGGGCCCGACAGCCTGAAGGAACTGCGCGCCTGCCTGCCCACCGCGGCCGGCGAGCGCGTGCATCGTTTCATCGACATGCATGACATCGGCGATGCGCTGGTGAAGGCCGGGTTTTCCGACCCGGTCATGGATATGGAGATGCTGACCATGACCTACACCCGGCTCGACGACCTGTTCACCGACCTGCGCACCGCCGCTGGGGGCAACGCAAGCACGGCCCGTCCCCGCGGTCTGACCGGGCGGCAGGGCTGGGACGAAGCGCGCGCGGCCTACGAAAGCCTGCGCCGCGACGGCCGCCTGCCCGCCACCTTCGAGGTCATCCAGGGCCACGCGTGGAAAGCGGCACCGAAGACGACCGAGGACGGGCGCAGCATCGTGCGCTTCCAGCCCCGCCCGCCGCGCACCGGAAGCTGA
- a CDS encoding pyrimidine 5'-nucleotidase — MTLRTGAPTWLFDLDNTLHNASPHIFPHINRSMTAYLERYLALTTEEANRLRMHYWQRYGATLLGLVKHHGTDPRHFLRETHRFERLHKMMVFDRALSNMLRRLPGRKIVFSNAPQEYAEAVLELMGIRRCFSGVAGIEQLHFHPKPGIRAYRTLLHDYRLDPRRCVMIEDTAANLRTARRLGMRTVLVGRGLGKPAYVDVKIASILDLRRASAALLA, encoded by the coding sequence ATGACGCTTCGCACCGGTGCGCCGACCTGGCTGTTCGACCTCGACAACACGCTGCACAACGCCAGCCCGCACATCTTTCCGCACATCAACCGCAGCATGACCGCCTACCTGGAGCGCTACCTGGCGCTGACCACCGAGGAGGCGAACCGGCTGCGGATGCACTACTGGCAGCGCTATGGCGCCACGCTGCTCGGCCTCGTCAAGCACCACGGCACCGATCCGCGCCACTTCCTGCGCGAAACGCACCGCTTCGAGCGCCTGCACAAGATGATGGTGTTCGACCGCGCGCTCTCGAACATGCTGCGGCGCCTGCCAGGACGGAAGATCGTGTTCTCCAACGCGCCGCAGGAATACGCCGAGGCCGTGCTGGAACTGATGGGCATCCGCCGCTGCTTCAGCGGCGTGGCCGGCATCGAGCAACTGCACTTCCACCCCAAGCCCGGCATCCGCGCCTACCGCACCCTGCTGCACGACTATCGGCTCGACCCGCGGCGCTGCGTGATGATCGAGGATACGGCGGCAAACCTGCGTACCGCGCGCCGCCTCGGCATGCGTACGGTGCTGGTGGGTCGCGGGCTGGGCAAGCCTGCGTATGTGGACGTGAAGATCGCCTCGATTCTCGACCTGCGCCGCGCCAGCGCGGCCCTGCTAGCCTGA
- a CDS encoding GNAT family N-acetyltransferase, producing MLETDLPAVLAVQRLAYGDGYQESAAVLGAKLRLAPAACWVADDGEGALGYVFSHPWGAMPPPLHTALSDVPADACAMFLHDLAVVPAGRGGGIAARLFDRVRARAVASGLERICLVALADARGFWARRGFVSARGRGGDARLPAGYGAGAEFMELALPSGLSG from the coding sequence ATGCTTGAAACCGATCTGCCGGCGGTGCTTGCGGTGCAGCGTCTGGCCTACGGTGACGGCTACCAGGAGTCGGCGGCGGTGCTTGGCGCCAAGCTGCGCCTGGCGCCGGCCGCGTGCTGGGTGGCCGACGACGGTGAGGGCGCGCTCGGCTACGTGTTCTCGCATCCCTGGGGCGCAATGCCGCCGCCGCTGCACACGGCCCTGTCAGATGTTCCCGCCGATGCGTGTGCGATGTTCCTGCACGACCTTGCAGTGGTCCCCGCCGGACGGGGAGGCGGCATCGCTGCGCGCCTGTTCGATCGGGTACGGGCGCGGGCGGTCGCGTCCGGGCTGGAACGGATCTGTCTGGTGGCGCTTGCTGACGCCCGCGGGTTCTGGGCGCGCCGCGGATTCGTGAGTGCGAGGGGCAGGGGTGGGGACGCGCGCCTGCCGGCGGGCTATGGCGCGGGGGCCGAGTTCATGGAGCTGGCGCTCCCGTCAGGCCTTTCAGGCTAG
- the hemB gene encoding porphobilinogen synthase, which translates to MRPTSPFPAARMRRMRRDEFSRRLMRENVLTTDDLIYPVFVHEKAGREPVASMPGVERLSIDELLRVAEQALELGVPALDLFGVPHADAKTADGAIAWREDGIIQRAIRALKARFPELGVITDVALDPYTTHGQDGLIDETGYILNDETVEALVKQSLSHAAAGADIVSPSDMMDGRIGTIRGALEEAGFINTRILAYSAKYASSFYGPFRSAVGSAANLGKGNKYSYQMDPANSDEAIREVALDIDEGADMFMVKPGMPYLDIVRRVKHELQVPTYVYQVSGEYAMIKAAVANGWLVEEACALEALLAFKRAGADGILTYYALDAARWLKGRC; encoded by the coding sequence ATGCGACCCACCAGCCCTTTCCCAGCCGCCCGCATGCGCAGGATGCGCCGCGACGAGTTCTCGCGCCGACTGATGCGCGAGAACGTGTTGACGACCGACGATCTGATCTACCCGGTGTTCGTTCACGAAAAGGCGGGGCGTGAGCCGGTCGCTTCCATGCCGGGCGTGGAGCGTCTCTCCATCGACGAGTTGCTGCGGGTGGCGGAGCAGGCGCTGGAACTGGGCGTTCCCGCGCTCGATCTCTTCGGCGTGCCGCACGCGGACGCCAAGACCGCCGACGGGGCGATCGCATGGCGCGAGGACGGCATCATCCAGCGCGCCATCCGTGCGCTGAAGGCCCGCTTTCCGGAATTGGGCGTCATCACCGACGTCGCGCTGGACCCCTACACGACCCATGGCCAGGACGGGCTGATCGACGAAACCGGCTACATCCTCAACGACGAGACGGTCGAGGCGCTGGTCAAGCAGTCCCTGTCCCACGCCGCGGCCGGCGCCGACATCGTTTCGCCGAGCGACATGATGGACGGCCGTATCGGCACCATCCGTGGGGCGCTGGAGGAGGCGGGCTTCATCAACACCCGCATCCTCGCCTACAGCGCGAAGTATGCGAGCAGTTTCTACGGGCCTTTCCGGAGCGCGGTCGGTTCGGCCGCCAACCTGGGCAAGGGCAACAAGTACTCATACCAGATGGATCCGGCCAACAGCGATGAGGCGATCCGCGAGGTGGCGCTCGACATCGACGAGGGCGCCGACATGTTCATGGTGAAGCCGGGCATGCCCTACCTCGACATCGTGCGCCGGGTGAAGCACGAGTTGCAGGTGCCGACCTACGTCTATCAGGTCAGCGGTGAGTACGCGATGATCAAGGCCGCGGTCGCGAATGGCTGGCTGGTCGAAGAGGCGTGTGCGCTGGAAGCGCTGCTGGCCTTCAAGCGCGCGGGCGCGGACGGCATCCTGACCTATTACGCGCTGGATGCGGCGCGCTGGCTCAAGGGCCGGTGTTGA
- the yihA gene encoding ribosome biogenesis GTP-binding protein YihA/YsxC: MPLFRNAQFEISIAKPSGLPPPNGAEIAFAGRSNAGKSSAINTLAGHVRLAYVSKTPGRTQLINFFRLNCGALLVDLPGYGYAAVPEKIRRQWQGLIETYLRTRESLIGLVLMMDSRHPMTDLDRQMIDWFAPSGKPIHVLLTKSDKLSRGPANATLLAVRAELTARYGDQVSVQLFSSLKKTGVEEVEKVVAGWLVPAAAEGEAPAGA, translated from the coding sequence ATGCCGCTTTTCCGCAACGCACAATTCGAGATTTCCATCGCCAAGCCGTCGGGCCTGCCTCCGCCCAACGGCGCCGAAATCGCCTTCGCCGGGCGTTCCAATGCCGGCAAATCGAGCGCGATCAACACCCTTGCCGGGCACGTGAGGCTGGCCTACGTCTCCAAGACGCCGGGCCGCACCCAGTTGATCAACTTCTTCCGCCTCAACTGCGGCGCCTTGCTGGTGGACCTTCCGGGGTATGGCTATGCGGCCGTGCCGGAGAAGATCCGGCGCCAGTGGCAGGGTTTGATCGAAACCTACCTGCGTACGCGGGAAAGCCTGATCGGGCTGGTGTTGATGATGGATTCGCGCCACCCGATGACCGACCTCGACCGCCAGATGATCGACTGGTTTGCGCCCTCGGGTAAGCCGATCCACGTGCTGCTGACCAAGTCGGACAAGCTCTCGCGCGGCCCCGCCAATGCCACGCTGCTCGCCGTGCGGGCCGAACTGACCGCCCGCTATGGCGATCAGGTCAGCGTGCAGCTGTTTTCCAGCCTCAAGAAAACCGGCGTGGAAGAGGTCGAAAAGGTCGTCGCCGGCTGGCTTGTGCCCGCCGCGGCCGAGGGCGAGGCGCCCGCCGGCGCGTAA
- a CDS encoding c-type cytochrome, whose product MIKRSLLLSLLLVAGGLQAQDQAPDLAKAKQTAETICAGCHMADGNSQLPANPKLAGQHPDYLYKQLHDFKAWNGGKAARDNAVMSAMVAGLEEADMKALAQHFGSQTQKPEPAKSLATIELGQKIWRAGIPAKGVPACAACHGPAGAGLPAQYPRLSGQFAEYTEAQLKGFRDGVRANDPNRMMRMIALKMTDPEIKAVADYAAGLR is encoded by the coding sequence ATGATCAAGCGTTCCCTGCTGCTTTCGCTGCTGCTGGTCGCGGGCGGCCTCCAGGCCCAGGACCAGGCTCCGGACCTCGCCAAGGCGAAACAGACCGCCGAGACGATCTGCGCCGGCTGTCACATGGCCGACGGCAATAGCCAGCTCCCCGCGAACCCCAAGCTGGCGGGCCAGCATCCTGATTACCTCTACAAGCAACTGCACGATTTCAAGGCCTGGAACGGTGGCAAGGCCGCGCGCGACAACGCCGTGATGAGCGCCATGGTGGCCGGCCTCGAAGAAGCCGACATGAAGGCGCTGGCCCAGCACTTCGGAAGCCAGACCCAGAAGCCGGAGCCGGCGAAGAGCCTGGCCACCATCGAACTGGGTCAGAAGATCTGGCGTGCCGGCATCCCGGCCAAGGGCGTGCCCGCCTGTGCGGCCTGCCACGGCCCCGCTGGTGCCGGCCTGCCCGCGCAGTACCCGCGTCTGTCCGGCCAGTTCGCCGAATACACCGAAGCCCAGCTCAAGGGTTTCCGCGATGGCGTCCGTGCCAACGACCCCAACCGCATGATGCGCATGATCGCGCTCAAGATGACCGACCCCGAAATCAAGGCGGTGGCGGACTACGCGGCTGGCCTGCGCTAA
- a CDS encoding ferritin-like domain-containing protein has product MNASVHEAASAALMLADPESKCTAARRLWEDFQAGRLVVVSGEDAAAPLPVPGRPERPLLVAPHELHTRRVGSREGHAALLHAIAHIEFNAINLALDCVCRFRNMPADFHRDWACVAAEEALHFGLVRDRLATLGGSYGDFPAHDGLWDMARKTAHDPLARMALVPRVLEARGLDATPVIMRKLAAIGDRASIGVLEVILRDEVGHVAIGDRWFRHLCAARGLDAEATYAGLLDAFDAPRPQPPLNEAARLAAGFSRSELDALSRRVPPEA; this is encoded by the coding sequence ATGAACGCTTCCGTACATGAGGCCGCCAGCGCCGCGCTGATGCTGGCCGATCCCGAGTCCAAATGCACCGCGGCCCGGCGCCTGTGGGAGGATTTCCAGGCCGGCCGGCTCGTGGTCGTCTCAGGCGAGGACGCCGCCGCGCCGCTGCCGGTGCCGGGGCGACCCGAGCGACCGCTGCTGGTGGCCCCGCACGAACTCCATACGCGGCGGGTGGGCTCGCGCGAAGGTCATGCAGCCCTGCTGCATGCGATCGCCCATATCGAATTCAATGCCATCAACCTTGCGCTCGATTGCGTGTGCCGCTTCCGGAACATGCCCGCAGACTTTCATCGCGACTGGGCCTGCGTGGCGGCCGAGGAGGCGCTGCACTTCGGTCTGGTGCGCGACCGATTGGCGACGCTCGGTGGCAGCTACGGTGATTTTCCCGCCCATGACGGCCTGTGGGACATGGCGCGCAAGACCGCGCACGATCCGCTCGCGCGCATGGCGCTGGTGCCGCGCGTCCTCGAGGCAAGGGGGCTGGATGCGACGCCGGTGATCATGCGCAAGCTCGCCGCCATCGGCGACCGGGCAAGCATCGGGGTGCTCGAGGTGATCCTGCGCGACGAGGTGGGGCATGTGGCGATCGGCGACCGCTGGTTCCGCCATCTTTGCGCCGCGCGCGGGCTGGATGCGGAGGCCACCTATGCCGGGCTGCTGGACGCTTTCGATGCGCCGCGTCCGCAGCCCCCCTTGAACGAGGCCGCCCGGCTGGCGGCCGGGTTTTCCCGGAGCGAACTGGATGCGCTGAGCCGGCGCGTCCCGCCGGAGGCCTGA
- the glp gene encoding gephyrin-like molybdotransferase Glp gives MPSSNGSGEVRNHLTVAEARAAILDTLTPVTGWERVAVRAALGRVLAEDVVAPYNVPAHDNSAMDGYAVRAADLAAGEATLAVVGTAYAGHPFSGAVGAGQAVRIMTGAAIPAGADTIVVQEVTQRDGDQVRIPPGQRAGQNLRRAGEDLAAGGVALACGTLCGPAELGLIASLGIAEVAVRRRLRVAFFSTGDEIASIGRPLSPGEVYDSNRYTLYGALTRLGCELLDMGVIEDQPEALEAAFRAASQAADVVITSGGVSVGEADFIRQMMDRLGEVAFWKLAIKPGRPMAYGRIGNACLFGLPGNPVAVMVTYYQFVRDALLALMGVSPLPENLMFEARSTAALRKQPGRREFLRGTLQRQADGLTVTPAGAQGSGILRSMSEANCFIVLPEDNAGVAAGDLVLVQPFDGLV, from the coding sequence ATGCCCTCTTCCAACGGCAGTGGCGAAGTCCGCAACCATCTCACGGTCGCCGAAGCGCGTGCCGCCATCCTCGACACCCTCACTCCTGTCACCGGCTGGGAGCGCGTAGCCGTGCGCGCGGCGCTGGGCCGCGTACTGGCGGAGGACGTGGTCGCGCCCTACAACGTGCCCGCCCACGACAACTCCGCGATGGATGGCTATGCGGTACGCGCGGCCGACCTTGCGGCCGGCGAAGCGACGCTCGCGGTGGTGGGCACCGCTTACGCAGGACATCCGTTCTCGGGCGCTGTCGGTGCGGGCCAGGCGGTCCGCATCATGACCGGTGCCGCCATCCCCGCGGGCGCCGACACCATCGTGGTGCAGGAGGTGACCCAGCGCGACGGCGACCAGGTCCGCATCCCGCCCGGGCAGCGCGCGGGACAGAACCTGCGCCGGGCCGGGGAAGACCTGGCCGCAGGAGGCGTGGCGCTTGCCTGCGGGACCCTGTGCGGACCGGCGGAGCTGGGGCTGATTGCCTCGCTCGGCATCGCCGAAGTGGCTGTGCGGCGCCGTCTGCGGGTCGCCTTCTTTTCCACCGGCGACGAGATCGCCTCCATCGGCCGCCCGCTGTCGCCGGGCGAGGTCTACGACAGCAACCGCTACACCTTGTATGGCGCACTGACGCGGCTGGGCTGCGAACTGCTCGACATGGGCGTGATCGAGGACCAGCCGGAGGCGCTCGAAGCCGCCTTCCGCGCAGCCTCGCAGGCCGCCGACGTGGTAATCACCAGCGGCGGCGTTTCGGTCGGCGAGGCGGATTTCATCCGCCAGATGATGGATCGGCTGGGCGAAGTCGCCTTCTGGAAGCTCGCAATCAAGCCGGGCCGGCCGATGGCCTACGGCCGCATCGGCAACGCGTGCCTGTTCGGCCTTCCGGGCAATCCGGTGGCGGTGATGGTGACCTACTACCAGTTTGTTCGCGACGCCCTGCTGGCGCTGATGGGCGTCAGCCCGTTGCCCGAGAACCTGATGTTCGAAGCCCGCAGCACGGCCGCGCTTCGCAAGCAGCCGGGACGCCGGGAATTCCTGCGCGGCACCCTGCAACGGCAGGCCGACGGACTTACGGTGACACCAGCGGGCGCCCAGGGCTCGGGCATCCTGCGCTCGATGTCCGAGGCCAACTGCTTCATCGTGCTGCCGGAAGACAATGCGGGCGTCGCTGCCGGCGATCTCGTTCTGGTGCAGCCTTTCGACGGTCTCGTCTGA